The Elaeis guineensis isolate ETL-2024a chromosome 12, EG11, whole genome shotgun sequence sequence TCTCTAAGAGAGATTACTTAACTTATATTGGTCTTCGAAGCTTTGATCTTTTATATAGAATGCCGTCGAACAGCTGGTCACACAGTTGTGAGATTGTGCAATCTCGAGATTGCAGGATATGCTATAACGGGTAAGACATTTTAACCCTCAATCGCTCCTGTGAGATTAGGAGAGTTGGTTATGCCTGAGTCTATCTACTCGGAGCGGACAGCTGTCGCATACATCAAAAAGTTAGTCGGCTGTGATAACAGGGGCAGCCTACGTGTTAAGATATTGGTCAGCTGAGGCAACGGGAATAACCTACATGTCGGACTGACTGTACGGTAGATCAGACGCAAGTAGCTCTGCTCTGTATATGGTTCTGCATGTCTCAGCTCTGCTCTTGGGTCAGCGATCCTGATGATAACTGGAAGACCTGAGATATCCCATGCTTAGCACGCTGATCTGAGATACTCACGGTAACCACCGTAACAGCCTATATAGTAGAGTTACTCCCATGAAATAAACATTCATTTCTATAAGctaaatcacatctatttagatACTACACTATATACTCCAATGAGCCAAAACATATATGAGTTCTGAGCTAATTCTACAAAGAATTCTATATGATATTTACAAATACCAGCTGAACATAGTTTCATCATCATAATTGCAGAAATCGCACATATTGCTTTGGACTAAGGATGCCTTGTCGACAAGGTTTCAAGAGATTCTTGTCCATTATCTCTCCACCAAAATATTCTTAAGATTAAAGGGATTCTTTTCCATTTAACTCTCCAtcaaaatattctaattcttggggGAGTGGGAGCCTTCCAAATCACAAAACCAGTCATCGGAACACTGACCATTTAGATCTTTAACAGCCTTAAGTTTCTTTTAAATTGACTTGCAACTTCTATTACACCACCAACAAAACATTGGGTTGAATATGAGCTTATGTGAGCTTGGATCATAAATTTTGGATTGAATATGAGTTGGACTAAGCTTGAGTCAAGCATTTTCTGACATGGATTCAGCTTGAGACCATCTTAGCCCTAGCTTAACCCATCTAAGAGGGCCTTAGTTCTTATGAGTTGCTGGCGACTAGAAAAGGTCAAGATCTTACCATGTATATGAGTTTAGACTTCACATACATATCAACCATTAGAAATAAGATATGTTTAGTTGCCAACACTTGTTATGAAGTAACATCACCTAACAAGATTTTAAATAACACATCATCCTTTTAAAACGGACCCTGGCTTAAATCATTGATTATTATAATGGTTACAATGGTCATTACTTAACCTCAAAAAAGAGTCATTTCAATTTCTTAAAccaaatattaattatctaactgTTACAATGGGTAAAGAATCTTTATTTTTGAATTCAACAATcgcttgaaaaaaatttgatgaaaaattttaaatttttgaaaaaaaatagatgtttgtTTAAAGAAAGATGCAAAGAAAAAAACATCCGTTATCTATGCTATAAAAGACCATTATAAAATTAACTAATGATATATTATAACGGCCAATACATTTTTTTCactgttatatatataatataacataacggGTTGGCACCAAACCTATAAAACAGCCGTTATAACGGTTAAATCAAGGTTAACTAAAACCTTGTTGAAATCTAATCAGGCTACTTAGATGGCATACGATAGCTCCCATTGACCTGGCTCTTTAGGTTAAGTTCTTGGGGGCTCTCGGCGGGTGATGGAAGTCCCACTCCAACCGCCATCTGGAATCGGAATATTCGCTTCCTCTACACGTTTTCGTTTTCCGCAAACGTCCACGCAATTAAAATCGGCATTGCTGTCCGAAGGATCTGTCGGGATTTGCCGTCTATCGTTCCCCAAATCTCGCCGGCTCCTCTTCGCTCGAAGTCCGACACTTCTCGAAGCTGTCGTCGATCTGATCGGGGACTCTCTGAAAAGGTTAGGGTTTATCTTGGATTAATctccgttttttttttttctctctctctcttcctctccttttttatttctttgatGCATTACCAGTCTAATTTCTGTTCTTATTCTTGTTTTTGCCTCTTTTTGATGGGAACATCTTTGTGTTTGTCTGGAAATTTGGCTTGCGTTGTGGTTTTTGACCTATAGTATCAACCCTAGCTGGAAGTTTTCTATTGGCTCgtttttgataattttgatttGGGGGTCGTTTGGGTTTGGTTCGGTTTTGCTCTAATTGGGGCTTGTCGTTTTGTTTTTCTGGGCTGAAAGCTCTTGAAACGTGGTCcagaaaatttaattaaatttacgtTATGCAAGAGACGTCAAGATCGCATCTTTCGAGCTTTGATCATAATAGTGTTGGATGGATATTGGATATTTGGATGCCGTCGATGGTTTAGGTATTGGACATTGAACTTTATCTTTTCTTTCCGTGATCAAGATATAATTTTTGCAGCACGGGTTACATTGGTTTCTTTGCCTTTGCGGACCATTAGATGGTTTTTACAATGCCGAAAAGAAAAGGAGATGCATATAATTCCAAAGGAGTCATTTGGAAACTGGTGTAGATATATGTGGATTTGAAATAGGGGTTGTTTGTTAAGTATGAGGATCAAGTTTTCAATAATCCATCCAGTTTCGTACGATTGGTCTTGGTTGGATTTGTATCCTTGAATTTCATGTGGATCTATGAGGCAATGGAAATTCTTATAAAGTGAACATGGTTACAGTCATCGAGAAAGTATTCAGTACGACTGAATGGCAAAGATGGATTAGTACAGCTGATTTCAGGTAGTTGGAATAAGGTTAttggttataaatttatatttatggtgATTTACATAATCTTCGATGGAAGCATGAGCTTTGACATTACTAAGCTTCAACTTTTTGCCCAAGATGAGACAAGCTCCTTGGCTTGGATGGAGCTACGTTTAGATAACTTAAGATAAAGTTTCTTCTAGAAGTTTTACACATCTCAGAATGATCCATCAGGCTTCCTAAAGCACCAGATATTCTTCAGTACTTGAAATTGTGTGGAAAATGGATTCCATTGACTTCATCCACAGAAAATTCTTTCTTTTATTATCTTTCCAGTGATAGTAGGTGTTATGGCGATGAGTGCTTTAGATATCCTCCTCCAAGAAATCTTTAAACATCTTATTGTTTCTGATATAGTTTTAAGCATTTCATTTGCTTGCTGAGAAGCTGGTTGCTTATGTAACTGGATTAGTTTAGTTTGGTGGTGCATTTGAGTTTTCTCTTTGGAATCCATTTAGTGCATTGTATTATTCGTTGCTGCACATGAAAAATTGTCCCAGCCTTTTCTCTTTGAGAATGATTTGATGTTTACTGAAAAACACTGCTAaactttaaaatatattttccatTGACATCCTCAATATGTTGCACATAATAATGTGTTAGTACATAGGAGCAACATGTATTTTAAACCTTTTTCCATTTCCCATATGGAACCTACTTTATTTCATTCTTTTGTTATATGTAGTGCATCTGCACTTGCTCCCTACTATGGAAACTATGTGTGTTCAAACATTTATTATCAGCAAGTGACAGAATTTATAGCGAAAACCAAAGGAAATACAAGCACAAATAGATGTTTTAATTCCTGGCCAAAGCAACATCAATCAAGTAAAGAGCTGCCATGAAACCTAGAAAGCCAGTCAGAAAGAGGTAAACCTACCTATTTGGTCACAATTAAGGCGCATTTGGTGAAAGATCAGCTCTCCAAATTACCTTTATATTTGATAAGAGTAtagatgaagaagaaagatgacaagttTTGTTATAGACAAGGATTCATATCTCCTGGTACACCCCCGTACCATTCAAATACTGGTTTCATACAAGATGTGCTATGTCCCTTGTGTCTAACTGCGGTCTGCTGAACCAGATGATACCTCTGAGTCAATACAAGTAGATACAATGGCATCAATATGGTAAGGTATTGTGGTGATTTGAAACCTGAGGTATATGGAATTTTCAAAAGCCACTGAGATGTCCATACTGTATTGATCAGAAGTtatgtgaatgaaaaaaaaagttgTAATTGCAAAGATGGAAATGGCTTAAAGCTAAATGAGATGGTTGGGCAATGAGATTTCAATGTAATTGCAAAGATATGATAACCATTACACTATAAAGGTTATGCTTTAATAGTTTAATACATGTTCATATTGTATAGAGCCAAAAATCATTGTTGTGCTCTAACTGATTAGTCGAAGTACTCCTTGTTGATCAGAGTTTTGTCTGGTAGGATGCAACTCAATTTCAGATCCATTGAGGTAACAGAAAGCTTTTCTCAAGGCAGAAGGAAATGGTGGATTCTTGGGAGTTGAAATTGGGTCTGAGTTCATCAAACTTGGAAATTTCTCtcatatttttgaatattttcatTGCCAGAAGGGCTATTTATATTCTTTGGCAGTGGATTCTTCCTTGTGGTTTGTCTTCAAGTTCCTTtatgttcttctcattttttttttctttccttcagcCCATTATGCCTGGTACATATCCCATCTGTCTTTTGGTTTTGTTTAAGTAAAATAAGTTATTTGCTATGGAAATTTTCTATATGCATTCCCTTACACTAAAATCTCAGTCATGTCTTCTTGGATTCATCACATTCAGATTTGCTCGAAGACTTGGTGAATCCAAAGTTTCAACTTTCAAGTATTTGCTTGTTCTTCATACTGTTCATTGTGCTTCTAGAATTCATTGTATTCTGACAATATCTTACTTTAATCCCTAAGAAAGTTGGGGCTGAAGAAGTATTTGATCTTAAACCCATTAGCTCTCTATCTATACAACATTTACAAAGGCTTTTCCAATAATTTGAATGCGAAGAAATTTAGTTACAATACATCTGCCCTGCTGGAATGATAATTCTCTCTGGGGTTATATGGCTGCATAAGAATGTTCGCATGCTTTCTTTATAGCCAGAGGCAGAATTGACCTGCAAACCTGAACTTCTATAAGCTAGCAAAAATTTTTGTGCAAGGTGTTCTTACCAAGGTTTTACGTCCCGGCGGAGAAGGGGGCATCCCGGTCGTCCCATCCCATTCTTGTGCGAAAACGGGATCAGGACAAGTTGGAACTCCGAAACCCATCTTtgcaagaagagaagaaaaaagaggaaagaatgaaatgaaagaaagatgaagaaaagaaaaaaatgaaaagaaagaagaagaaaaatgaaaaaaagaaagggaaagaaaaaggaaagtagagaaaaaggaagaaagaaaaaaaagaaagaaaaaaaaagaaagaaaaaggggagaaagatGGAAGATATCCACTGCGATGCATGATCAAGACTATTGTTGGGATGGAACGGGACAGTGGGGCATCCCGTTCCATGGGGAAACCAAGAGACCTTTGTCCCACGGGATTTAAGATCTTGGTTCTTACTAAATCTTAAAGAGTTTGTTGTTGCTTGACACAAGTGTCAATGGATTTGCTTCTGTGATTCTTCTATTCAAGTCTCCAAAATGGTCAACTCCTTTGAAATTTATAATGCTAAAAAAAGTTTGTTTGGTCATGCATTCATTCGTGGCCTAATTTCTAGTATTTTCTTATTTGTTTATCTATTTCTTTATGTatctatgtatttatttatttattgttttgcatatttatttatttatgtattattTGTTTTTTTGTTTGTCTATTTATTGATGTttctatttgtttatttatttacttatgtatctatttattcatgtatttatttatttatgtatttatttatttatctatttatttattctatcattgttaaatctaatttcatgcTGTTCCTCACTTGTACACTCTCTGCAAAGAAAATATTATAGTGGTCCATAGATTAGATTTGATGAACCCATGTTTCATACCACTTTATAAAATCCATAGTAGTACTTCCACCACCGAGGGAGGGTGAGGAAAGTTCAATTAAATCATTACCATTTGAGCAACAAATGCAAAGATATGGCTTGAGCAAATTGTCATTCTCCTTATTCAAACCTAGCACCAACTCTAATAACTTGTTTGAACACCAAGGGCCACTTTATACTGTTAAATCCATGCAGGACTTGAGGGAGGAAATTCAATTGAATCATTACGATTTAAGCAACAAATGCGAAGATATGACTTGATCAAACTGTCATTCTCCTTATTCAAACCTAACACCAACTCTAATAATTTGTCTGAATACCAAGGGTCACTTTATACGGTTAAATCCATGCAGGATTTGATCTTGCATGGACATGCACTTGTGTAAAGATGCATAAGTATTTGGTTTTATATAGGCATGCATGAATACATACTCACCTTTTCATTTGACAGATCTTTTCTATGGTTATCGTTGTAGGTAGTTTTCAAGGTTTATTTCCTGCACATGGCTGATCCTGATGGTGAGAGTGAATATAAGTGGATAGAGCAGGTGAAATCTGGAGGGCCGGTTCCATGTCTTGAACCAGAAAACTGTCCAAATGGTTGGGCTACTCCACTGGGTCACAAGTTTATGGTAAGAGGCCCTGACTATCTCTCAAACAAGGTAAAAGTACCCGGTGGTGAATACCTTTTAAAGCctcttggatttgattggatcaaaggtCCTACAAAAATTGGTGAGGTATTAAATCATCCAAATCATCGGGTTAGGAAAGCTATTGATGATGAAATTGCAAATGGCAACAACCCTTTTGTTTGGGCTTTCAATTTGCAGCTCCCAAGCAAGGATAACTACAGTGCAATTGCCTATTTTGTAGCACTTGAGCCTATACAAGATGGATCTCTCATGGATCAATTTTTGAAAGGTGATGACACATTTCGTAATTCAAGACTCAAATTGATTGCCAACATAGTCAAGGGGCCTTGGATAGTTAGAACAGCTGTGGGTGAGCAGGCTATCTGCATATTGGGGCGAGCTGTTTCTTGCAAGTATGTGTTTGGATCGAATTTCATCGAGGTAGATGTGGACATTGGAGCTTCAATGGTTGCCAATGCAATTGTCCACTTGGCATTTGGTTACGTCACAACACTAACAGTAGACCTAGCATTTCTTATTGAAAGTCAGACTGAATCAGAGCTCCCAGAACGAATTCTTGGAGCTGTAAGGTTTTCAGAACTTGATCCAGCTTCAGCTGGCCTGTATGAGCAGCCATCTGAAGAAAATTCAGGAAATCTTCAGACATCTCTTCCTACAAGATGGTGGAAATCAATTGGGCAGGGTTTTTCTCATTTGATAAACCCAGGCAATCAGGATGGCTCTACATCCACCCCAGACCAGTCAGAACATGTTAATGGCAGTTCTCATGGAGAAGATGGTGGTGAAAATATGGAGAAATAGTAAGTGAAATAGCACAAAATCACATTTCATGCCACCTTTATATTTGGTATTTTATGTCAGTGTAGATATAAAATGATTAGTTTAGTTGTTTTATGATTCTGAAATTGTTAACAGAAACCTAACTTACCAGAGTTCACTAGAGCATCCATGCTTCTTTCATGTATTCTTGGTAGGTCGCATACCCACTTAGCATTTACTAGAATGAAAATTGAAAACATATGTGATCCTTGAAATGAAAAGGAGGATCTCCATGATGGTAATTTTAACTAGTGACAATTTAGATCTATGTTAAGTTGCTTTCATATACTTGGAACTATGCGcgttcctttttctcttctttgtcCAACATAAGGAACACCAGACACCTTTCTACTTCTGCACATATTCTTTCAAAGCCATACTGTATAACAATTTCAAACAGTCTGAGAGGTTCACAAATTGGCCAGAGAAGAGTGGATAATTTATCTGAATGTTAAGTTAGATGCAGAGTTCCTGGCATCTGCATCTTTTCATGCCGATAAACACTGGTGATGCACTAGTCATTTTGGATATAATAACAAAGGAGAATACTCACTCACcaccaaaaagggaaagaaagagatgagttAACTAACCCTTTTTGTATATTTAAAACACACAAAACCTTTTGTcagaaaatttcaaaaattttacagcttGGAAGTACTTTATTGTAAAGCTTACCTAGGAGTCCTTCCTGTATTTTCCTTTTAGATTGAAATAGGCACCATAGGGTCATGGACCTCCCCACTTCCACTCCATTCCATCAATTCCCCTGATCAAATCCTGTACGGAGTCCAAGCCTGTTATCCCATTAAATACATGTTCTGATTTATTTACATGTGCTTGTCCTGTTTGTGGTTGGTAATGGTATCTTTCGTTATTATGACTGGTCCTGTTAAATTATCTAGATGTCTTGTACAAATAGAATTCTCTAGATATTTAATAGTCTTCTTCTCTAGCAAGTCCAGAGGTTATTTCAACTTCAACCATGCATCTCTGTTCTATTGTGTTCTAATGCAACAGGATGCCTCTCTTTCAGCTTGCAtgtttcataaaatcaaatgatatattgtttTGATAGTTCTCAAAAGGAGTCAATTGAGAGCCACATTGATTTCTGCAGTTGGTATATTATTGTAACTTTGTTATTCCTGTCCAATCTCACGTAGTTGTTCTATTCACAAATCACAATTGGTGT is a genomic window containing:
- the LOC105054725 gene encoding protein ENHANCED DISEASE RESISTANCE 2-like isoform X2, coding for MADPDGESEYKWIEQVKSGGPVPCLEPENCPNGWATPLGHKFMVRGPDYLSNKVKVPGGEYLLKPLGFDWIKGPTKIGEVLNHPNHRVRKAIDDEIANGNNPFVWAFNLQLPSKDNYSAIAYFVALEPIQDGSLMDQFLKGDDTFRNSRLKLIANIVKGPWIVRTAVGEQAICILGRAVSCKYVFGSNFIEVDVDIGASMVANAIVHLAFGYVTTLTVDLAFLIESQTESELPERILGAVRFSELDPASAGLYEQPSEENSGNLQTSLPTRWWKSIGQGFSHLINPGNQDGSTSTPDQSEHVNGSSHGEDGGENMEK
- the LOC105054725 gene encoding protein ENHANCED DISEASE RESISTANCE 2-like isoform X1, giving the protein MADPDGESEYKWIEQVKSGGPVPCLEPENCPNGWATPLGHKFMVRGPDYLSNKVKVPGGEYLLKPLGFDWIKGPTKIGEVLNHPNHRVRKAIDDEIANGNNPFVWAFNLQLPSKDNYSAIAYFVALEPIQDGSLMDQFLKGDDTFRNSRLKLIANIVKGPWIVRTAVGEQAICILGRAVSCKYVFGSNFIEVDVDIGASMVANAIVHLAFGYVTTLTVDLAFLIESQTESELPERILGAVRFSELDPASAGLYEQPSEENSGNLQTSLPTRWWKSIGQGFSHLINPGNQDGSTSTPDQSEHVNGSSHGEDGGENMEK